In Dehalococcoidia bacterium, the sequence CCGCTCCCCTGAGAGCATGAAGAAGCCTGAGATCGAAGTGGTGACTATTAGCAGGCTAGTGGAGCTATTCCCTTCAGGCGACCTTGTAGAGCCACAACTATCGTCGTGGAGCACCTCTACGGACGATATCCGCACCGGTAACCCGTACCCCCTGTGGAAGTCAAAGGATAACCTCATTCACCAGCTACAGTGGCAGCACCTCAAGATCGCTATCGAGCTGACTAGGAAGGCAGTGGAGGTAGCGACCGCCGAGCCCGCAAAGCAATATGCCGATATAGCCAGGGGGCTGTTAGACCGGGCAATGCACAGCGATCAGTTCTGGTGGGCCAACCCGCAGCCAAGGTGGGACGTGAACCTGGTGAACCGGGGCCTGATGCAGCAGCGTGAGGTGGTGTTTAACGCCTATAAGGCGATAAAGATGAGCGACCTGAGCGAGGATGAGAAGACAGAAGGCTACTACCGGGTCATCGTCTCGCGCGACCTGAGAACCAAGACAATGGACCAGCTTTTCATGTACTAAGCGGAAAGGAGTTATATCTATGAAGATATTGCTTGCCATCGACGGCTCTAAGTATTCGGAGATGTGCGCCAAGACACTGAAGGCGTTTAAGCTCACCCCTCAGACCGAGGTCACCGTGATGACGGTTGTGCCGGAACACGTCTTCCTAGGGGGGCTCACCATCCACATGTTAAGGCGCGGGGCCGCCGCCAGAGAGCAAACGCGCAAGGCCCAAGAGCAGAATGCTACCGAAGTGGTTAAGGGGGCAATCGAGGTGCTGCGGGCAAGCGGCATCCATGCCGAAAGTGTGGTGCGGTGGGGAAAGCCCGCCGAACAGATCTTAAATGAGGCTGGTGAGATGCGAGCTGATCTGGTAGTAATCGGTGCAAGGGGCACACGCGACCCTCAACAATTCCCCCTCGGGAGCGTGGCGCAGAAGGTGATGAAATATGCAGATGCCAGCGTCCTGCTGGTCAGAGATAAGTATGCCAAAATGCGGCGGGTGCTACTTGCCACCGATGGCTCTAAACACTCAGACCAAGTTACCCGGTTCCTCCTCGACCTACCGCTGCCCCTCACCAGCGAGGTGGTGCTGGTAACCGCCCTTCAGTCCCATATCGCTGCATGGCTGAAGACACCTACCATGGACCTGGAGACCAACCAGCAGCTCCTCGCGAAGCTCCAAGAGGCGGAAGAGTGGAAGGCGTGGGAACTTTTGACCAAAACCAAGAACCAGTTCAGGGAGAAGGGATACGGGGTCTCCTCCCTGGTGCTCAAGGGGGAGCCTGCCCAGGAGATACTGTTCGCCGCATCAACGATTAATCCCGACCTGATCGCGGTGGGGGCTAAGGGGCTTACCGGGGTCGAGGCCTTCCTGCTGGGCAGCGTGGCCCAGAGGGTGGCCGGATTCGCAAAATATTCGGTACTGATCGGCAGGGTACCGGGCTACAATCAACCGAGCTAGTAGTCAGTTGGCCTAGGCTCAGTGAGATGACAGAAGTGAACCAGCATAACCTGTTGAGGATGGGGATACAGATATACTATGCCGGGCAGTGGGCTGAAGCCGGTGTATACCGGTGCCTCGACCCCTGTTCGGCGGATGAGAGGGTTGTTACCTTAGAGGCAGACGGCGTACTGCCCGATCCCACCCACGGATGGATAGCCCGATTCTACCGTAGTTCAAATTTTGTGAAAGCCCCACACACAGCGAAAGGAGGCACGAAAAGGACAGGAAACCCACACCCAAACCGAAGCCCAAGAGGTAAATCAAAAACAACAGGTACGTGAGATCACTGGAGCGACCCTATAGCAAATGGCCCTACTCCATAGAGAGAAGGTGATATAAAATGAAGGCCCAAATCAGTAAGCCTGGTGCCGGCAAGCCTGGTACCGGCAAGCCGGGTGCCGGCAAGCCGGGTGCCGGCAAGCCGGGCCCGAGCAAGCCCTCTTTCCCCAAGAGGTAGTTAACCGCTGGGGCAGATTCTAGAGTGGAGGAGGTTCCCTCCCCAAGAGGGAGCCTCTTCTACTCTGATTAGCTCCGATCGGCGCAAGAGGTTAATGTGTCAATTCAAACGAGAAGACAAAGGTGGTTTCAGTAATAAGAAGTATATTTCAGCCAAGTGATAAGGTCTCGCCACAGGACCTCGAGAAGGGCCTTAAGGCTGTCATCCTGGATGGCATGTGCACCCAGGCGATGGGGGTGCTCACCGGCGGCGCTTTTCTCGTCGCCTTTGCCATAGCCCTGGGGGCCTCGAACTTTCATATCGGGCTGCTGGCGGCCATCCCTTTCCTCACCCAGTTTCTCCAGCTCCCGGCTGTTTATCTCGTAGAAAGGGTTAGGGCGAGGAGAGGCATCTCTGTAGCCTTTTCGGGGGCAAGCAGGCTTTTGTGGCTACTGATCGCCGCCATTCCGCTGCTATTTGCCGCCTACACCGGTGCGGGGTTATACGTGGTAATCGTTGCCCTGGCACTGTTCGCCGGCCTGGGTGCCGTCGCCGGCACCAGCTGGAACTCCTGGATGCGCGACCTGATCCCGGAAAAGATACTGGGGAGTTTTTTCGCCAGGCGCATGATTCTGTCCACAGGCCTGGGGATTGTCCTAACCGTGCTTGCCGGTTTTTTCGTCTATTTCTGGAAAGGCCGTTTCCCCGACGACCAACTGTATGGCTACTCGATATTGTTTATCCTAGGGTGTGCTGCCGGCCTGGTGGGGCTATATTTCCTCTCGCGCACCCCTGAGCCCAAGATGGAGAAGCAAGGTGAAGTCCCATCGCTACGCGAACTCCTCACCCGTCCTCTGAAGGACACCAACTTCAGGAGGCTCCTTACCTTCAGTGTGCCGTGGAGCTTCGCCATTAACATGGCCGCCCCCTTCTTTACCGTCTACCTGCTCGTGCGCCTGGAGTACAGCCTGTCCACGGTGGTTATGCTCGCGGTTTTGAGCCAGCTGGCAAACCTATTCTTCTTGCGCATCTGGGGCAGGCTGTCTGACAGGTTTAACAACAAGTCTATTTTATCGGTAAGCGGACCCTTGTTCTTGCTTTGCATCCTGGCTTGGCCTTTCACTACAATGCCCGAGAAGTACTTCCTTACCCTGCCTCTGGTTATTATCATCCACATATTCAGTGGGATATCCCTCGCCGGGGTGACCCTGGGAACGGGCAACATAGCCCTGAAGCTATCGCCGCGGGGACAGGCCACCTCATACCTGGCTGCCAGCGGCATACTGAATTCCCTTGCTGCCGGAGTGGCTTCCCTCATTGGAGGCATCATCGGCTTCTTCTTTGCAACAAAGGAGTTGTCATTACTATTTCAGTGGTTCGAGCCTGCCAGGCAAATCGCCATCCATACAATTGATTTAAGGGGGCTTGACTTCCTTTTCGTTATCGCCTTCATTATTGGGCTCTATTCGTTACACCGCTTAGCCTCGATCAAGGAGGAGGGCGAGGTGACCGAGCGGATCGTGATCAACGAGCTGACCGCCGAGGTAATGCAGCAGATGAAGAGCCTGTCCACCGTGGGCGGGCTGCGGCAGTTTACTTCATTCCCCCTGTATATTGCCCGTGACAGCCTGCGCAGGCTGCCCCAACCGCGTAAGCGAAAAAAGCGTGACAGGGGTGAAACTCCGGATGTTCAATGAAACCTCTTGTCGGAACGTGGACCTGATGACAAAGGACATGGCTTATGCTAACATGCTGCTATTCGTACACATTAAGCGATTTGGCGACAGGCAGCTAACCGGATAGGAGGTGGGCCATGCCATTTAGTGCGTACTATCTGAGTGCGGAGGGCGACCTGAGGAGTGGTCTCAGCGAGGGAGAGGTCCGGGACGCCTTTGAGTCGAGACAGGGACTGCTATGGGTCGATATGTGTGAGGTCACAGAGGAGGATGGCGAGTTTTTAGAGCACAACTTCGGTTTTCACCATCTTGCCATCGAGGATTGTGTGAGCCCGCTGGTCCACTCCCCCAAGGTCGATGACTTCGGCGACTATCTGTTTATAATAGTGCACGGCATCAACTACGCAGTTGAGTCAGAGATCGTGCAGACCACGGAGCTCGGCCTGTTCATCGGCCCCCACTTCGTGGTGAGCGCTCACAACGTCCCGCTCTACAGCGTTGGTTCTATCACCAAGCGTGTGGAAGAGGACGGCCGTCCCATGAGGCGGGGGGCGGACTTTCTCGCCTACGCCCTGATCGATGCGCTGGTCGATAACGTTATGCCCACCATCGACAGCATGAGCGATATTGCCGAGGGTATTGAGGAGGAGGTGATCCACAGCCCCCAGAAATCGACCCTGGAGGCCATCCTCAAGCTCAAGC encodes:
- a CDS encoding universal stress protein, which gives rise to MKILLAIDGSKYSEMCAKTLKAFKLTPQTEVTVMTVVPEHVFLGGLTIHMLRRGAAAREQTRKAQEQNATEVVKGAIEVLRASGIHAESVVRWGKPAEQILNEAGEMRADLVVIGARGTRDPQQFPLGSVAQKVMKYADASVLLVRDKYAKMRRVLLATDGSKHSDQVTRFLLDLPLPLTSEVVLVTALQSHIAAWLKTPTMDLETNQQLLAKLQEAEEWKAWELLTKTKNQFREKGYGVSSLVLKGEPAQEILFAASTINPDLIAVGAKGLTGVEAFLLGSVAQRVAGFAKYSVLIGRVPGYNQPS
- a CDS encoding MFS transporter, which translates into the protein MVSVIRSIFQPSDKVSPQDLEKGLKAVILDGMCTQAMGVLTGGAFLVAFAIALGASNFHIGLLAAIPFLTQFLQLPAVYLVERVRARRGISVAFSGASRLLWLLIAAIPLLFAAYTGAGLYVVIVALALFAGLGAVAGTSWNSWMRDLIPEKILGSFFARRMILSTGLGIVLTVLAGFFVYFWKGRFPDDQLYGYSILFILGCAAGLVGLYFLSRTPEPKMEKQGEVPSLRELLTRPLKDTNFRRLLTFSVPWSFAINMAAPFFTVYLLVRLEYSLSTVVMLAVLSQLANLFFLRIWGRLSDRFNNKSILSVSGPLFLLCILAWPFTTMPEKYFLTLPLVIIIHIFSGISLAGVTLGTGNIALKLSPRGQATSYLAASGILNSLAAGVASLIGGIIGFFFATKELSLLFQWFEPARQIAIHTIDLRGLDFLFVIAFIIGLYSLHRLASIKEEGEVTERIVINELTAEVMQQMKSLSTVGGLRQFTSFPLYIARDSLRRLPQPRKRKKRDRGETPDVQ
- the corA gene encoding magnesium/cobalt transporter CorA — its product is MPFSAYYLSAEGDLRSGLSEGEVRDAFESRQGLLWVDMCEVTEEDGEFLEHNFGFHHLAIEDCVSPLVHSPKVDDFGDYLFIIVHGINYAVESEIVQTTELGLFIGPHFVVSAHNVPLYSVGSITKRVEEDGRPMRRGADFLAYALIDALVDNVMPTIDSMSDIAEGIEEEVIHSPQKSTLEAILKLKRSTLRLHRVMAPQRETLNRLSRGEFPIISEKAQIFYRDVYDHVVRLEDLNQTLRDRADNALATQLSSVANRQNETMKVLSIVASIFLPLALVAGIYGMNFENMPELSWQWGYFAVLGFIGAVVVTVMMWFGARKWLKWLTWGRRRVSRLSRPFAVEPEKLIHYIGHIEKRPHL